One segment of Pelecanus crispus isolate bPelCri1 chromosome 2, bPelCri1.pri, whole genome shotgun sequence DNA contains the following:
- the ASTE1 gene encoding single-strand DNA endonuclease ASTE1, translated as MGVLGLTGFVEERGAFFTELRVRDTKLVIDGSSLYHRLCFASAADFRRGGDYGSFAAAVSDFFGSLRACRVAPFVVLDGGRGADDRKLPTLRGRAAERLRAAHGLSRGEGGCLLPLLTREAFVQALGRLGVPFVQCFAEADREIAGLANRWGCPVLSLDSDFYVFDLAAGYCPLSHFQWQSVCAGEGAQGCYVPARCFSAEKFCRHFHHPNRSLLPLFAVMNGNDYADLAALEVFFSKVRLPRGCAAGKQGKHVRLQGLLNWLAQFAEPSEAVDNVLKHLQKHQREEIRELLCTSMEDYTPSDVNLEDFFQNGKYECEAARKAGLPRWVLDALAKGKLAPFISDALILRSTFLHVQVENMQRPSAHSTALPIRQVIYGLLLKVSQNTEAASPSKQTNELPVVCEFDRLQKTLKKTFVQAASLPTDFCDGHFPLDKLMEVPMSCRQMLLLETLGVKMSFLESIPSHLQLPVAVTCYWICYSEPKVKLHQLKALLLMMVSGELHRITNDPDPTVVCAEDDSIAYNEFLKWKEKKLQNKDFDLDAAHSFCQWQCCLQMGLYLNQLLCTPLSEPDLTWLYNGTLVHRLYQELKSTPSVENLFSSSPKMTLLYQVLLNMVESTVPPDFFQKMTKTKSESCKKKASSKKKKAIRCAIPENQHLCNVNRFASLGVDD; from the exons ATGGGCGTCCTGGGGCTGACGGGCTTCGTGGAGGAGCGCGGCGCGTTCTTCACCGAGCTGCGGGTGAGGGACACCAAGCTGGTCATCGACGGGAGCAGTCTCTACCACCGGCTGTGCTTCGCCTCCGCCGCGGACTTCCGCCGCGGCGGCGACTACGGCTCCTTCGCGGCAGCCGTGAGCGACTTTTTCGGCAGCCTGCGGGCCTGCCGCGTCGCCCCGTTCGTGGTGCTGGACGGCGGGCGCGGCGCCGACGACAGGAAGCTGCCCACgctgcggggccgcgccgccgagCGCCTGCGGGCGGCCCACGGCCTCTCCCGCGGCGAGGGCGGCTGCCTGCTGCCGCTGCTGACCCGCGAAGCCTTCGTGCAGGCGCTGGGCCGGCTCGGCGTGCCCTTCGTGCAGTGCTTCGCCGAGGCCGACCGGGAGATCGCCGGGCTGGCCAACcgctggggctgccccgtccTCTCCCTCGACAGCGACTTCTACGTCTtcgacctggcagccggctaCTGCCCGCTGAGCCACTTCCAGTGGCAGAGCGTGTGCGCGGGAGAAGGGGCGCAGGGCTGCTACGTCCCCGCCCGCTGCTTCTCCGCGGAGAAGTTCTGCAGGCACTTCCATCACCCGAACAGAAGCCTGCTCCCGCTCTTTGCCGTCATGAACGGGAACGACTACGCTGACCTGGCAGCTCTCGAGGTGTTCTTCAGCAAGGTGCGCTTGCCGCGGGGGTGCGCGGCGGGGAAGCAGGGGAAGCACGTCCGCCTTCAGGGGCTTCTGAACTGGCTGGCGCAGTTTGCTGAGCCCAGCGAGGCTGTCGACAACGTGCTCAAACACCTCCAGAAGCaccagagagaagaaataaggGAGCTTCTGTGCACTTCAATGGAGGATTATACTCCGTCTGACGTGAATCTCGAGGACTTTTTTCAGAATGGGAAGTACGAATGTGAGGCAGCCAGGAAAGCAGGCTTGCCCCGGTGGGTACTCGATGCTTTGGCAAAAGGTAAGCTGGCCCCATTCATCAGCGATGCCCTGATACTAAGAAGTACCTTCCTCCATGTTCAGGTGGAGAACATGCAGAGACCTAGCGCGCATAGCACAGCTTTGCCCATTCGACAAGTTATCTATGGACTGCTTCTGAAAGTATCTCAAAATACTGAAGCTGCTTCTCCAAGTAAGCAGACCAACGAGCTGCCAGTTGTATGTGAATTTGACAGACTCCaaaagacacttaaaaaaacatttgttcaAGCAGCAAGCCTACCCACAGATTTTTGTGATGGTCATTTTCCTTTGGACAAGTTAATGGAG gtgCCCATGTCATGCCGTCAGATGCTTTTGCTGGAGACTCTAGGAGTGAAAATGAGTTTCCTAGAATCTATCCCCAGTCACTTACAACTCCCTGTTGCTGTAACATGTTACTGGATATGTTACTCAGAACCAAAAGTTAAGTTGCATCAATTAAAGGCTTTACTTCTAATGATGGTATCTGGAGAACTGCACAGAATAACAAATGATCCAG ATCCCACAGTTGTATGTGCTGAAGATGACAGTATTGCATATAACGAATTTctaaaatggaaggaaaagaaattacaaaataaagacTTTGATTTAGATGCTGCACACAGTTTTTGCCAGTGGCAGTGCTGTCTTCAAATGGGATTGTATCTCAACCAGCTACTTTGCACTCCTCTCTCCGAGCCAGACCTAACTTG GCTTTACAATGGAACCCTTGTGCACAGACTGTATCAAGAGCTTAAATCAACACCTTCAGTGGAAAATCTGTTTAGTTCATCTCCAAAGATGACTCTGCTTTATCAGGTTTTGTTAAATATGGTGGAGTCAACTGTACCTCCAGACTTCTTTCAGAAGATGACCAAGACCAAATCTGAGtcctgcaaaaagaaagcatctagtaagaaaaaaaaggccatCAGGTGTGCTATACCAGAAAATCAGCATTTATGCAATGTTAATAGGTTTGCATCACTTGGAGTGGATGACTGA